One window from the genome of Carcharodon carcharias isolate sCarCar2 chromosome 9, sCarCar2.pri, whole genome shotgun sequence encodes:
- the LOC121282221 gene encoding 40S ribosomal protein S27-like yields the protein MPLAKDLLHPSPEEEKRKHKEKRVVQSPNSCFMNVKCPGCCKITTVFSHTQTVVLCVRCSTVLCQLTRGKARLTEGCSFRRKQH from the coding sequence ATGCCTCTGGCAAAAGATTTGTTGCATCCATCTCCCGAGGAGGAGAAGAGGAAACACAAGGAGAAGCGTGTGGTGCAAAGTCCCAACTCCTGCTTCATGAATGTCAAGTGCCCTGGTTGTTGCAAAATCACTACTGTGTTCAGccacacacagactgtagtgcTGTGTGTCAGATGCTCCACTGTACTCTGCCAGCTCACCAGAGGAAAGGCCAGGTTAACAGAAGGCTGTTCCTTCAGAAGAAAGCAGCACTAA